In one Pseudoliparis swirei isolate HS2019 ecotype Mariana Trench chromosome 23, NWPU_hadal_v1, whole genome shotgun sequence genomic region, the following are encoded:
- the slc5a11 gene encoding sodium/myo-inositol cotransporter 2 produces the protein MSWWPVGASLFASNIGSGHFIGLAGSGAAAGIGAIAFEWNGILMLLLLGWLFLPIYIASGVMTMPEYLQKRFGGRRTQIFIAVLSLFIYIFTKISVDMYAGALFIQLALQWNIYLAVVVLLSITALYTVAGGLAAVIYTDAIQTVIMLAGALTLMVFSFTEVGGWEALMDGYLNAIPSIRVPNSTCGIPRDDSFHIFRDPVNSDLPWPGVIIGMSIPSMWYWCSDQVIVQRSLAAKTLTHAKGGSLLAAYLKFLPFFVIMLPGMISRILYTDDVACADPEQCNRICGNPVGCSDTAYAKLVMELLPSGLRGLMMAVMIAALMSSLTSIFNSASTIFTLDLWKTFRSRASEWELMIVGRVFVLVLVVVSVVWIPVVQASQGGQLFIYIQSISTYLQPPVSIIFLTGCFWKRTNEKGAFWGLTVGLLVGCTRMALDFIYPAPLCSEEDDRPGLLKHIHYLYFSTLLSFITLVVVVVVSLATEKPKPEQISRLTWFTRFDPVESREQVFSVERSNRSFEETTSQIHAMDVPGREQEGNRKDSSSASSVQSQSRLMSALYWICGMERGKEGVGDPVTGPAPEQAIGSLEEKPRLRLIVNVNLLICLSATVFLIGYWV, from the exons ATGTCCTGGTGGCCA GTGGGTGCCTCACTGTTTGCTAGTAACATTGGCAGTGGTCACTTCATCGGCCTGGCGGGgtctggagctgctgcaggaaTTGGGGCCATTGCATTCGAGTGGAAT GGTATActgatgttgctgctgctgggaTGGCTCTTCCTGCCCATTTATATCGCCTCCGGG GTGATGACCATGCCAGAATACTTGCAAAAACGTTTTGGTGGTAGAAGAACACAGATATTTATAGCTGTCCTGTCCTTATTTATTTACATCTTTACAAAGATATCG GTGGACATGTATGCTGGTGCATTGTTCATTCAGCTCGCATTACAATGGAACATCTACTTAGCTGTGGTGGTGCTGCTGTCAATCACTGCTCTCTACACTGTAGCAG GCGGTCTGGCTGCCGTTATCTACACCGATGCGATTCAAACTGTCATTATGCTGGCCGGAGCTCTCACCCTGATGGTCTTCA GCTTTACGGAGGTCGGAGGCTGGGAGGCTCTGATGGACGGATATCTAAACGCCATCCCTTCGATACGTGTGCCAAACTCAACCTGTGGCATCCCTCGAGATGACTCCTTCCACATATTCAGAGACCCTGTGAACTCTGACCTGCCTTGGCCCGGGGTCATCATCGGCATGTCCATCCCCTCCATGTGGTACTGGTGTTCTGACCAG GTCATCGTGCAGCGCTCCTTGGCTGCTAAGACCCTGACCCACGCCAAAGGGGGCTCTCTCCTGGCTGCTTACCTAAAGTTTCTGCCTTTCTTTGTCATCATGCTGCCTGGCATGATCAGCAGGATACTTTACACAG ATGACGTGGCGTGTGCAGACCCTGAGCAGTGTAATCGGATTTGTGGCAACCCAGTGGGTTGTTCAGACACCGCTTACGCCAAACTGGTCATGGAACTGCTGCCTTCAG GGCTTCGAGGGTTGATGATGGCGGTGATGATTGCTGCCCTAATGTCCTCTCTGACCTCCATCTTCAACAGCGCCAGTACCATCTTCACCCTGGATCTATGGAAGACGTTCCGATCCCGGGCATCCGAGTGGGAACTTATGATTGTGGGCAG GGTGTTTGTTCTCGTGCTCGTGGTCGTGTCGGTGGTGTGGATTCCTGTGGTCCAGGCCAGTCAGGGGGGGCAGCTTTTTATCTACATCCAGTCCATCAGCACCTACCTGCAGCCCCCAGTGTCCATCATCTTCCTCACAGGCTGCTTCTGGAAGAGGACTAATGAGAAG GGGGCTTTCTGGGGCCTGACTGTCGGCCTGTTGGTGGGCTGCACCCGCATGGCGTTGGACTTCATTTATCCTGCGCCCCTGTGCTCTGAGGAGGATGACAGGCCCGGGTTGTTGAAACACATCCATTACCTGTACTTCTCCACGTTGCTGTCCTTCATCACtctggttgtggtggtggtagtcagcctggctacagagAAGCCCAAACCAGAGCAG ATTAGCCGCCTCACCTGGTTCACGAGGTTCGACCCAGTGGAGTCCAGGGAGCAGGTCTTCTCGGTGGAGCGCAGCAATAGGAGCTTCGAGGAAACCACTAGTCAGATACATGCGATGGATGTCCCAGGAAGAGAGCAGGAGGGCAACAGGAAAG ACTCATCATCCGCATCCAGCGTCCAGAGCCAGTCCAGGCTGATGTCTGCCCTCTACTGGATATGTGGcatggagagagggaaggagggagttgGTGATCCTGTGACGGGTCCTGCACCTGAACAGGCGATCGGTTCTCTGGAGGAAAAGCCCCGACTAAGACTCATAGTTAACGTCAACCTCCTCATTTGCCTCTCTGCAACTGTCTTCCTCATCGGCTACTGGGTTTGA